In Plasmodium vivax chromosome 14, whole genome shotgun sequence, the genomic window TCCTCAATTTTGCTAAGTACTTTGGATATGGTTTCCCTAtggttattattataatcttTACACAAATCCTGCGAAATGATTATTGCATTTCCATAAAAAAGAGTTACGCATCCTTGCAGCTGATAAAGTTTCGAGTAGGACAACCCTACAGGGATGATGGAGACGTCTTCTACCCCATCGGCTAATGCACATAACGTCATGATGGCAACCCCAGGTTTTAATGGCAGCAAATTTGTTCTATCGTGGGAACCCCCTTCTGGGAAGATCCCAATGGtatctccattttttaagctaCTGGTAACCAAATTGTACACTTCTGTTTGGTTAATTTtgggaattattttaaaaggaactccattttttttatcctcacATTCTATGTTTATAGCATCTTGTATAATCAGTTCCGTTTCGGATTCAATTTTCGCaactaaaaatattttattttgtgttaATAATTTATCCCCCATTTGTACGTCTAACCTAAATCTGGTGTTGATTCCTTtgatttttttgtccccttTAACCCAACATATGTGTCCTATTCCTTTGAATTTTAAATCTTCTGGTCTCTTTACACTTATGCATCCTATAATACTCGCTAGCTTCCCTATGACAGCTCTCCTCATGGATTTTTCCGCCACAATAAATTTGACTTGCCTTGGAATGTTGGCTACTAACACGCATGCGTCGATGAACTGGTTATTGTGGTTGCCCACAAATATGACTGATCCGTAGAGCGGTACATTTTCTGGGTTTATCACATTCACGTCTCCAAACAGGGAGCTAACAATTGCTTTACATAACCATCTTATTAGGAAGTATACATCTGGCATCCTTACTCTTTCGCTGGGAGGCACaacttatttaattttacaaatatacgtgtacatatatgaagGCATATACGTACATTCAAACGGAGAggcggggaggaggaggaggctAATCGTTTTGCAAGAAATGAGAACAAAAGCAACTGTGCCAGGGGACGCGTTCGTTCGGAGGGGATGATGCCTCCCCCTCTCTCCCTTGAGACGGGTGAAATGGGCAAACGGAGAAGGGACTTCAGGgaggaacgaaaaaacggTCGACCATGTAATAAACATATGCCGAAAAAATGCtagaaaggggaaaaaaaattaaacgtttgaaaagggggaaagcatTGCCCGTGCGCGCGCTAGCTCAATTCGATTTAGGTGGGGAACGAATAACGCAGTTTGTGCCGTTCCCAAATAAATTGCTCCTTTCGTGGTTCGAAATTGAGTAAGCTTTGGTTAAAATGCCACACAAGGGTTGCGCATACGTATTGTATATACTACGCATGTtacgtgcatacgtacgtacttGCAATGTTCAAACCGTAACGAGCGCGgaaaccaaaaaaatgacccccCAACTGTTATGCGCTAAAAACGAATTAGTTAATGTTATGCGCAACAGGAATTTCTCTCATTCGAATGCACAGATgaggaaagggaaagaatTTCAATTTTCTCAATGCAAATGTAATTTTATGCCAATCAGTTTTCACCttaattaggaaaaaaaaaaaaaaaaaaaaaaaggcccacGATTTACATTTTGCGCCCTTGTAATGGAACATATATGGCAGCGCCACGTGTAATTGAGTacatgaaaagaaaatgaccATAACAGCACatctcagaaaaaaaaaaatatattcttacaATGCGTACAAACGTGCAAAGCGGAACACGCACATGTTACAAACACACGCATGTGAAAGAGAAAATCCaaagtgaaataaaaaaaaaaaaagaataaaaaactGCGTTGAAGCCTTCCCCGCGTTGTGCACATGGATTGATTAAAGCCCCCCTTGGATCACTTGattctgaatttttttttttttttttttttgttttctcctttttatgtgTTCCTTCGTGTAACCTCCAGTTGTGCACCATTAATTAATGCGCTCTATACTCATTCGTGGATTTATacaggaggaaaaaaaaaaattgaaatggtGTTAAAGgttgtgtacatgtgcacataaaaGGAGAactctcttttcttttccaacATTTTGGACCCCCCACAATGTGCTTAGTTGAATTTACCTCGTGGAAGTGTATCCTCTCAAGTGAATTTCCATGCGCATATCTGCGGGGTGAACCCAGGTTACTCTCTCAGAGGTTACATTGTGCAAAATTCGTTAAGTTCTGCTTTGTATTCTCCCACTGTGCCACCTCGCGTCGGATTGTAAATTCGAacgggggaagaggaaaaaaaagctaggAAAATTTCCAACACGTTActaaattaaaacaaaatagcaaaaaaaaaaaaagtaatactCCCTTtgacaaatttattttctccatGCGAAACTGCAAAAGAGGGAACAATGTGAATGTGTAATTTTACGAGTGTGCCGCGGGGAAAAGCAGTTTTCgagcaaataatttttcttttttttttttgcacccccTCGTGCAAGTGGAAATAAATAGGAAGGAAATGTAACCTCCCTTGGgaactaaaaaaatgaggggtGATCGGCGTACAAAAGTGACCCTTTTGACGGTCCATCATATGCCCACGTTATATGTTCCATCAGGACTTCCAaccctttttgttaaaaaaattgttcaccCCGTGTCAAAAAGTGGGgattatttccccctttccccccttctccTTTACCGCTTTATAAGGGTCGgcaaaggaagagaaaattcCCTAATTATCTTCAGCATTTATACTCAaagggttaaaaaatatgaaaaagaaaaacaaaggcTGTTACTGCAGTCTGCGACTGGCTGTATAATTTAGTGcgtctttctttttccactCCGCGGATTCGATCCTCCCAGTTGCACACAAATTTGGGGTTAGTGAGAGTTATCCAAAGTGCCCatttaaaagggaaaaaaaaaagcttacGTGAAATCCTTTCCCGTTGCTACATGTACCGTTTTACACCAACtggtaataaatatttcataattgTTTCATAACtgtttcaaaaaaagagTTGTTAATACaatttatggaaaaaaaaaaaaaaaaaacatactgCGTTGCAAATTAAATCTGATAAACTCAGTTTAGGAAAAAACCAAAAGAAACGAAgacacatatgtacataagtAAGCACACGTAAGCTATGACGTGTAACTTAAATTGGTCGAATATTAACTAATGAGCCATACGTAAAGGAaacatatttcatttttaataaacccTCTTATACacaactttgttttttttcttctccgcTTTGTCTTCCTTCCCTGATGAATCGACAGCGCCCAACtgaatggaaagaaaaaaaaaaaaaaaaaaaaaatagacggACACAAAATGATACATTCGCACGTGACATACATTCTCTTTCCCAAACAGTAATGCCTCCCCTCTGTTCGTGTGCTCACAAATAACTCACCGGTGAACTCAAAAAATtcgtgaaaataaaattaagcGTTTTGAATATTGCATATATGGGTATAACGATAtagatgtaaaaaaatttaaaggagTAAAACAGGCCCAAGTTGATGACGAAGGACAAAATCAGAACGTCTGTGTAGTACctaggggaaaagaaaaggaaaaaaaaaaaagaaaaaaaaagaaatatatattttcactgcatataattattatctACTCCTTTCATAGCTAAGAAGTGTGCGTTCAAATATTGGACGTTCCATTTAGACGGTAGTAGTCCATCTGCATGGCGTCTCCGCAACTCTGCAATGAGGCATCAAATTTAGTCTTTTCCGAGGGCGCAGTTCGTTCTATTGTGTTGTATACACCTCCTCACGCACATCTCCATTTCGCTCGCTCCCTCCTTACGTAAAATTTAGTCCGTTGGTCAATCCATAGTGAATATTCTTTATTGAGTAGtagtagcaaaaaaaaagcaggcagtgcaaaaggaaaatatttcttgTAATTAAGTTATATCTGAAGTAGAATGcgaatataatataaatcaactgcggaggaaaaaaaaaaaaaaaaaaatcaaaaaatatggCTAAACGGATGAAAGGTGCGAAACGAACAAAGCAATAAATACTAGTCCGCATCACACGGTTGTGTGCTTAATGGGGTGAAGAACGCTCGCTGGTTCTTCAGTTTCCCACGTTTCGGCATATTTCCAtgtgtatcttttttttataccgaaaaaatggtgaaaaacgGGGAGGCATAAACGATGAATGCGCTCGCTTTTTTTAGTCGCTTTTTCTCAGATTGTCCTGCCATTCTTTctcttcgctttttttggGGGTTCCTTTGGTACACGTTAATGCTTCTAGGCTTCTGCGCTTCTATGCTTCTTTGCTTCTCTGCTTCTCTTCTTCGCTCAACCCTGTTCTGCGCTGAACTTCTAAGCGCGCTCCTTTTCAATTCAGTATGccttgttcctttttaacctCTTTGCTATAACTAGCAAAATGATAAGATAGAGGGGACATTAATAAAACGTATAACTCCTGTTCATTCAAATGTTcgctaaaataaaatggcaaaatgaaattatggAAAACGCGTGGGCATATCAACGAATGTTCTTACATATTCGTGCAccttttttcgcaaaaaaaaaaaataaataatacggcatgcttttttttatttcaaaacgGCGtttgaacagaaaaaaaaaaaggcaaaatgttATCAAAAGAAGGCAGAGGGGTACCAACAAATTTGGGacaaaggtgaagaaaagaaagcgCTATTGAAAATTCACCTTgcggaagggaagaaaacaaTCGTATGAAGACTTTCCCGGATTTTAACGCCCTTCTGAGCgtcattttaaaagattAGCCCCTAGCGGCCATATCTATTACGTGCGTATGCGGCGTACGAACAAGCACAAATATGAATGCCCCCACGTGGAGGGAATTTCGCacgtatataatatataataatacacGTGGGCAGATCATTCAAAGGCGGGTCAACTTTTCACCTTTTGGAGCCTCTTACTGTATTTATTCTAGTTCAGTTTAAAATCGTTTTATAtgtctttttaaaaaatgtagggGGGCATAGCATATGCACAAAGGTTGGAGCAGCACGTGTGTACATGTACCTACATGCACACGTGCATGCATGGGGATAAAATAATGGGTGCGTAAAAATGGCTGCAAAGTGGTTCTAAAGTGGTTATAAAGTGGTTGTAATAATGGGGTAGTgagggggaattttttctttttatcatctttatatatataaaagaaaaaatgaaactgcGACATTTGTGCAGTTGAAA contains:
- a CDS encoding hypothetical protein, conserved (encoded by transcript PVX_123335A; Apicoplast targeted protein. Curated by Stuart Ralph, Walter and Eliza Hall Institute of Medical Research, Australia.), translating into MAGQSEKKRLKKASAFIVYASPFFTIFSLIYIIFAFYFRYNLITRNIFLLHCLLFFCYYYSIKNIHYGLTNGLNFTYYTDVLILSFVINLGLFYSFKFFYIYIVIPIYAIFKTLNFIFTNFLSSPLGAVDSSGKEDKAEKKKNKVVYKRVY